A window of the Salvelinus alpinus chromosome 25, SLU_Salpinus.1, whole genome shotgun sequence genome harbors these coding sequences:
- the nkx2.1 gene encoding homeobox protein Nkx-2.1, whose amino-acid sequence MSMSPKHTTPFSVSDILSPLEESYKKVSMENNNLGAPLASYRQPQVSQAAMQQHHMGHNGTVSAAYHMTAAGVSQLSHTAMGGYCNGNLGNMSDLPPYQDGMRGSATATGWYGANTDPRFSTISRFMGSSSGMNMGSMGSLGSLADVGKGMGPLSSAPRRKRRVLFSQAQVYELERRFKQQKYLSAPEREHLASMIHLTPTQVKIWFQNHRYKMKRQAKDKVSQQQMQQDTSSCQQQSPRRVAVPVLVKDGKPCQGSAHTPTTTIQTHHQQGANVMIMSSNGSGLGQHQGQQVVSADHSPDLAHHSASPPSLQTQVASLSHLNSSSAEYGTALQCSALLYGRTW is encoded by the exons ATGTCGATGAGCCCTAAGCATACGACTCCTTTTTCTGTTTCCGATATCTTGAGTCCTCTTGAGGAGAGCTACAAGAAAGTAAGTATGGAGAATAACAACTTAGGGGCACCTCTCGCGTCTTACCGGCAACCGCAGGTGTCTCAGGCGGCGATGCAGCAGCACCACATGGGCCATAACGGGACTGTGTCCGCAGCGTACCACATGACGGCGGCAGGGGTGTCCCAGCTGTCACACACCGCGATGGGGGGCTACTGTAACGGCAACCTAGGCAACATGAGCGACCTGCCGCCCTACCAGGACGGTATGAGAGGCAGCGCCACTGCCACCGGCTGGTACGGAGCCAACACAGACCCGCGATTCTCCACGA TCTCCCGCTTCATGGGCTCTTCCTCGGGCATGAACATGGGCAGTATGGGCAGCCTCGGCTCCCTCGCGGATGTCGGCAAAGGCATGGGCCCGCTGTCAAGCGCCCCGAGAAGGAAGAGACGCGTGCTGTTCTCTCAGGCTCAGGTCTACGAGCTCGAGCGGCGATTCAAACAGCAGAAGTATCTCTCGGCGCCCGAGAGAGAGCACCTGGCGAGCATGATTCACCTCACCCCGACCCAGGTCAAAATCTGGTTCCAGAACCACCGGTATAAGATGAAGAGGCAAGCTAAGGACAAAGTGTCGCAGCAGCAGATGCAACAGGATACTAGTTCCTGTCAGCAGCAGTCCCCTCGGCGGGTGGCCGTGCCGGTGTTGGTGAAGGACGGCAAGCCATGCCAAGGCAGTGCCCACACTCCAACCACTACTATCCAGACACACCACCAGCAAGGGGCCAATGTTATGATCATGTCCAGTAATGGTTCAGGCCTAGGCCAGCACCAGGGCCAGCAGGTGGTTAGCGCAGATCACTCTCCAGACCTAGCACATCATTCGGCCAGCCCGCCGTCTCTCCAGACCCAGGTAGCTAGTCTCTCTCACCTGAACTCATCCAGCGCCGAGTACGGGACAGCCCTGCAGTGTTCTGCTCTCTTATATGGCAGGACATGGTGA